The genomic segment GCCTGTTGCGGCGTGTAGAGCAGCTGCCCCTCTTCGTAGAGGGGGTCGGCAACGACGTCACGTCGGATCTTACGACGCGGCTCATCATGCAGCCGCTGCTCGACTTCACTGCCGAGATGGTCGGCATCTTCCCAGAGTTCGCCTCTCAGGGAATGGTGACCTCGGAGATGACTGTTTGGAGCGGTGGCGACTTGGATTGGGCTGTGAAGCCGACGAAGCTTCCCGCGCCGTCGGGCCATCCCCTGGTCTTGGTGCCGGCAGGCTGGGTCTCCACGGCTCTCGAAGTCCGGGGAACTCGGTTCTACGAGAAGGCGATCCTTGATTTCGCTCAGGCGGAGAATCTCTCCATGGATCGCAGGGGCAAGGTCGTGAAGGTTGCCAAGCCCAAGTTGATGCTCGATCCGCGCTACGACCGTGCGACGCAGAACCAGATCGAGATCATCCTTCGCGCCTTTGACCAGGATGTGGATCTTCTGGAGCGGTTCGATCAGTTCGTTTCTGCCAAGTACGACGGCCCGGATCAGGACCGCATTTCGCGGCGCATCGCGTGAAGTTGTGGGAGGCGGACCGCTCATGCGGCCCGCCTCCCACCGGTCACTCTTCCGCTGTGTCTTCCAGCAGATCGTTCGGGTCGAAGTGCTCGGAGTCTTCGGTGGCCAAGCCGGCGCTCACGTCTCGCTGGACCTGCTTGCCCATCGCTGCTTCGACGAGGAGGCACAGGGCTTCACGCCGTTCGTCGAAGTAGGCGTCAAAGTCGTCGGAGCGCAAGCGTTCGCTCGGCACCAAGTGGCTCTCGAGGAGGGACTCCAAGCGCTCGGGCGAGATCTGGGCCTTGCGCTCAATGACCGGCAGATAGGCGGACGGCGCGACGCCACCGATGGTCCGGTTTGTGCGGGCGCTGATCGCGGTCTTGTTGATGATGCTCTCACGCCGCTCGTCATCGATCCCGTACTCGTTGCACCACTTCTGCGGGAAGATGTGGTGAATGTCCACGGCAAGATCGACGTACTGGATTTTGTCGAGTGCCTTGTCCTCCATCCAGTCGCGAGCACCGTTGGCGAGGATCAGAGCGGAGATGCCCTTGTATGCCGCCGCGTTGCGGGTGCGCAGCGAATGGAGACGTGACTCAGTGAAGCTCGCGTCCTGAACGGTTCGAGGCGCCGGTTGGCTGTCGTCACGAGCCCACAAGGGCACGCTCTCAAGATCCCGGACGAAACGCGTCTCAATGGTCGATCCGTACAGCTCACCCAGCACCCCACACCAGTACCAGCGCGTGAGTCGTTCCTTGACGCCGATCAGGTCGGCATCATTGCCCAGCAACACCTTGATTGCTGCCAGGGGGACAAGCTGCTTCGGGTACGGAACGTCGCGCGGGGCGAAGATGTGTCGATCAGCCAGGAATGTGGAAGCCCAGATGAAGGCATCCCGCAGCGGTGCTCGCCATTCCAGATAGTCGGCCAAGGTCAGTTTGAGGACGTCCTCGCGCTTGGCAGAGACCGCTGGCGGGCGGCCGGAGGAGTCGTCACGGTTGCGGCGCCACGTGGTCAGCATGGTGACGGCCTGCAGAAAGTCGGTGTTCTCTACCGAGTCGAGAACGGGGTGTGCCGCCCAGAGCGCCCTGGTCTCGTGCCAGTCGTCGTTCAGGCGGAAGTCTTCGCCGGTGGCCGCGTAGTGGTCTGCGTCTCCCGCGAACACCGCCGTGAGGAGCTCAAACACGTTGAGTGGAAGGCCGCCGATGTTGACCTTCTCGAAGACCGTCGCGACGGCCGCCTTGTCGGTGTCCTCGTCCAGCACGATTGCGGGGATGTCGTAGGTGGCGGCCGGCTTGATGAACTGTTCGTGGAACCGCCTGCCCAGATCGTGGTCTTCAAGGCCGAAGACCCACGTCATGTAGTCCCCGTAGAGCAGGTTCAGCGGGAAGTAACCCTCCGCCTGCTGCTTCTCAGGAGTGCTGAGGTCGAGGACGACGTCCTTGCCGAAGTTCGTTCGGATGATCGCGTCGCCCGGGATGCTGATGATGGCTTCGTCGACACGATTGGCGTCAGACAGCGCCGTTTCCATGTGGACGAAGTAGCGTCGTTCCATCAGCTTCCCGCGGTTGTCCTTCGTCGCGACGACGCCGTTGCCGGCCAAGGCTTGGGTCAGCGAGGTGAGCCGCTGCTGCCCGTCGAGTAGGAGGTACTTGGCTTCCACTCCAGCCGGCACACCGGAACCTTCGATGGGGCGGGGCTTGAACCGAACTTGGGAGTTGCCCGTCTTCAACAGCATGACGGCGCCCAGGGGGTGTCCACGCAGCACGGTCACGAGAAGCTGGCGGATGCGCTCGTCCTCCCACTTGTAGCCGCGCTGGAAGTCGGGGAGTTGGATCTCGCCGGATCGCGTCCACTTCAGGTATTCGCCGAGTTCGTACATCGGGGTCAGGAATCCCATGATCAGTGCCTCTCCAAGTTCGTGTCCAAAGCACCTTCGACGAGGTACTTCAAAGTGGCGTCCAACAGGTTTGTGAGATCGACGGCATTGATGCGGTCGAGGTTCAGCGCGATCACTGCCTCAAACCGGAGGGTTCCGTCACCGGCGAACGGTGGTCGGGTGCTGCGACGGTTTCCTTCAACCCCGCCGGGGTTGTCCTTCGTGCGGAACCCGCGCTCAATGACCGCGTCCCAGTCTCCTCGGGCCTTCGCCGGCACATGTCGGCCCAACGCCTGTGCTGGGTCAGGAAATCCGCTGCTCTTGAGGTGCGCTTCCAGAGCCGCGCGGCTCATCTTGCTCATCAGCCTGGTTGCCAGGTCGAACGCTTCTCTGCGGTGGGCGGCGGTACTGGGGAGATCTGAATAGTCGACACCGAAACGGAGCTCCGCGCCCGCCATGTCCTTCCACCAGCGCATTTCCGCGATCACGTGGCGCCACCCTTGGACGTCAAGGGGGGCCCACGCCTGGATGATTGGCAACCCGCCACCACTCGTGACACTTGGTCGAGTGACGCGTGCGGGGTCTCGTTCCAGAACCAGCGCGCCGACACGGCGGGTGAGGGCTTGGCCAAGGAACCGCTCACGGATCGTGGACAACGCCTCTCCATCAGATCCAAGCACGCCGGTGAGAGCGGCGTCCCAGTGGGCGAGCGTGGCCGCACACCGGTCGGCGAGTTGGGCGGTGAACTCCTCTGAGGAGTCGTGCCATTGCCGGAACACGTCGGCCAGCGCCTGGAACTGCCAGTTCGGGTCGGCTTCCGGCACGAGGGCCCGGTCTGTTGATAGCCCGAGGAGGAAGACGGGGGAGTCGTGGCTGGTTGCCCACTCGGTGTAGCGGGTGCGCTGGTCGTCGCTCAGTACGTGGCCGAGCTTCACCTCGATGAGGGCACGCTGGCCACCGTCGCCTTCCAGCAGGACATCCGCATTCCCCAAGGAGCGCCCAGAGCCCGCAGCGTGCAGCCGCTGTTCGCGGAGGACCCGTGTTGGCGCGAATCCGACGAGCCGTCGCCACGGTGCGGGATCGAGCTCGCTGAGCTCCTGCAGGAGGTTCGACACGTTGGATTCCTGGGCAAGGACCCGGTCGAACCCGCGAAGCCCCGCGGCGCTCCCTTCCGACATCACATCCCCTCGATCAGTGACGACTGATCAGCGCTGACGGTTCCGCCCGAGTGGGCAGGTGCAGGTAGATCAGGTCGAGAAGGAGTGCCGCGGGAGGTGTAGAGGTTGTCCAAGGAGCGGGTCTCGTTCCACCGCAGCACGTGCTCCTGCACGGTGGGCGACTTCAGGTCGAGGGTCCACCGCTTGGATCCGAGCTCGATGGTCGACTCGATTCTGTGGAACTTGTCTCCGTGTTGCTGGGCAAAGGTGGTCAGGGCCCGCAGCTTGCTGACGGCATCATCAAGGTCAAAACGGTGCGGGTCAACGATGGACGGCTTGATCAGGCCGTCAACCCGCTCGAACAGGATGAAGTCGGGGTACAGACCGCGCCAGTTGCCGATTTCATTCCGGTAGGCGACGCAGAGTGAGTCCCCGGCCGATCGAGGCGGGTTGCGGTACCAGGCAACGAGGTCGGCTCGGCTCACTTCGTCAAGGATGAGCCGTCGTTCCCACAGGTTGAGCTTGCCGAGCGGGTAGTTGCCGTCCTCGTCCGACATGAGATGCTTCGGGGCCAACGGTGCCGCAACGGGCGCGTCGTTGCGGTCCAGTTCCAGATACGACTCCATGCGGTTGCGAGGCGTCACCATGCTGGCGTCCTGTGGCTCGGGGTCTTGCGCCTTGATGTCGCGGTACCGCTCGCGGCGCAGGTCACTGAGCAGCTCGATGGCGTCGCCGTGTTCCCAGTCCCAGTCGCCGAAAATGCTGTTGGCGCGGTGCTCCACGGAGGCGCGGACGTGAGGTGCCGTCGCCAGGGCGGAGATGCGGATCATCGCCTCACGCTCGGGGTTGGCAAAGTCGTCTTCCTCCCGGGCCGTCTCTCGGTTCACGAAGGCGCGGGCGACATCGCTGAACACGGCGACGGCGTTCTTGTAGGCGATGGCCACCGCTTGGTCGTCCGCCTCCAAGGCGAACTCCTCGTAACTGAGGCGCTCCTCCCCGGTGGTTCCCGAGATGGACATGCCGCGAATGGTCTCCACCTCGCGACGTGACAGTTCGATCTCCTTGCGGTTCAGCTTCCCGAACGCCTCCAGCGCGATGAGGCACTCCTCCTCGGCTTCCGCCACCGCTCCAGGGCGGATGCCGTCCGTCTCCAACTCCGTCGCGAACTGGAGCAGGCGGCTGACGGGTTTCACGCCCCGCTGCGGGAGCGTCTGGGTCGGAAGCGCCCGCCACGCGTCCCACACGGCTTCGGCGTCCTCGATGTGCGGGTTGACGCTCATCTCGCGCGCGTCGAGCAGGACTTCCTTGCCGGAACCGGGGACGTCCTTGGCGGTGCCGGTGAGCTCTCGCACCACCTTGCCGGCCGTGGTGCGGTCGAAGTGTGGGAGCAGGCAGTTGACGGAGTTGAGGCGCTCGTCGCCCGGCACTCGACGGGCCAGTGGGTTGCGCACCATGCGGCCGAGAATCTGGGTGATGTGGTCCTTCTCCTTGGCCGTTCGGAAACTCACCATCACCTCCGCGCGCGGACAGTCCCACCCGGTGCTGATCGCCTCCTTGGCGATGAGGACGCGGATCTCGGTCTTCTCCTGCACGTCCTGTGCGGGAATCCAGCCGACGCGCCAGCTGCCGAACTCTTGGTCAGAGTGCTCACCGAGAACGTGACGCACGTTGCTGTCGATGATGTTCGGCATCACTTCACGGATGACGTCGAGGGCGCGGCCCACTTCGTCATGGTCCGGCCTGTTGGGGATCTGGAGGACGAGCAGTGGAACCACATGGGTGCTCGGGTCCTGCTGAACGCGGGCGTACTCCCGCCACGCCTCGGTGGCGTTCCGGAGTCGTTCGGCGCCCTTTCTCACGAGCGCGCGGTCGAAAACGCCGTTCTCGGTGGTGAAGTCGACCACCACGGTGTCTTTCAGAAGACCAGACTCCTGCACCCGCTCGCCGTCAACGTTCACCGGCTCCAGCGCCTTGCGGTTGGACTGGAAGTCAGCGTCGCTCATGGCGGTGGCGAACTTGCCGATGGTGGCCGAGATGCCGACCACGATCGGTGCTGGCTGGACCAGGTTCGACCCGTTGACCAGTCGCTTCACGATGGTCGACTTGTCGCGCGTGGTCTTGGCCCCGAATCCGCGGTGCGCCTCGTCGAGAAACAGGTACAGCGTCAGGTTGGGGTCGGCGATGGTGTTGTTGATGGTTTCCCAGATGGTCCACGCCTGGTCATCCGGCTGCAGCGAGTCCACCATCGCGTCCTGCAAGTCTTCGGCGGGGGCCCCGCGGGTCAGCTTCGACTTCGCCCCCAGCTTCTGGGTGTTCAGGAAGTACACTTTCCCGGCTTCGAGCCGTGGCTGGGCGAATGGCGGCTCGATCGTCACCAGATCGGACCGCACGAGCTTGTCGGACGCGTCCATGAGTCGCTGCTTGGTCTGGGCGTTCAGCTCGGGGCTGTCGGAGAACCAGATGACGACGGCCGTCTCGTCCTGCTCGAACTCGAACTCGTCGGACCCGTTGAAAAGCGCCTCGATGACGGCCGCGGACATGACGGTCTTGCCAGCACCAGTCGTGGCGCACAGGCTCACCGACGAGCGCTCGTCGAAGCTGCGGAACTGCGAGCGGGCACTCTCCAGCCGCTCGAGCAGTGCAGAGACGGCGTCGGCCTGGTAGTCCTTCAGGGTGAACTTCATCGGGCGCTCCTGGCTGCGTCGATCTCGAAGTTGCGCAGGTAGCTCTCGTACAGGCGCACGGGTTCCACGTGGTCGGGCAAGTCGGCGCACACCGTCTGGAAGCGTCGCTCGTCATCCGTGACGACGTAGGCGAGCTTCGCCTCGGGGTTGGCTTCGAGCGCCGCGACGAATTGGTCCACGCGCTCGAGTCGGTCGATGACGCCGTAGGAGTCGGCGACGTCCCACCCGTTCGGCAGTTCCTCGATGCGGCGCCCGCGGGCCCCGGCGCGCAACCACAGCAGCGGGGCAATACGCAGGAAGTCGTGGTGCGACTTCACCTTGAGCGGCGCCTCGTAGGTGAGCTTGAAGAACTCCACGTTGGCAGGAACCGTGTCCTCGAAGGTGCTCCCGTCGGGGCGCTCGCCCGTGGTGACCGCCACGATGCGGGGTTTGGTCACCCAGTCGTGGACGCCCACCGCTTCCCACTCGGGGTCGCCCTGGCGATGGCCTTCCTTGACGAGGCGCTTGGCCTCCTTTGCGCCGACCTCGTTGTTGGTGACGAGGATGCACTGGCGCGTGCCGCCGTCCTGGGCGTTGAGTCGGGCGACGGCCTCCAGCGTGGAGCCCGAACCGCCGAAGAAGTCGAGGACAGTTGCATGAGACCCTGCAACGAGGCTGATCCAACGCATGAGGACGTTGTGGTCCTTGGGATTGGGGAATCGAGTGTCGCCCAAGACTTTTCTAGCGCGGGTATTTGCAGCCTTTCGGTCCTGCTGAAAGACCGAGAGAGGCACCTCAGACTCGACTTCGCTGAGGTACGTGATTCCGCGGGGGATGACGGACGCATCGCTCCCGAACCACACGCGCCCGGCTGCGATCTGGTCATGCATCTTAGATTCGTTGAATCGCCAACCAGTCAGCGGTTTCTTGACCGGCTCGCCTGTGATGGGGTGTGGAACTTCGTAATAGTGCCCTCCATTGCCAGGCCATGTGATGTTTCCGTAGGTGTTGATGGGCTCGCCGTCATCGCTCAAGACGTCAAATCGTGCAACCGAATCGCTGAGGGTTCCCGCCGCCTTTGCCACCTTGAGCCATGTCTTCCATGCCTTGGCAAGCTCCGGCCCGGGGGAGTGCGTGCTTCTCAGCTCTGCCGCCTTCTTGCGCGCCTCTGCGAGCCCTTGCTTGGTCTCACGCCAGCGGATTCCGGACTCACGGAGAGCCTCACTTCTCTTGGCGAAGATCAGCATGTAGTCGGCGCCATTGGAGACGTAGCGAGAGTCGTTCTTGCGTCCGCCCTGCCAGACAACGTCAGAGATGAAGTTCTCCGCGCCGAAGGTCTGGTCCATGAGCATCCGCAGGCGGTGGTGCTCGTCGTCGCCGATCGCGACGATGATGACGCCAGTGTCCTTCGACAACTCCTTGGCGAGCACCAGGCGCCGCTCC from the Luteococcus japonicus genome contains:
- a CDS encoding GmrSD restriction endonuclease domain-containing protein, producing MGFLTPMYELGEYLKWTRSGEIQLPDFQRGYKWEDERIRQLLVTVLRGHPLGAVMLLKTGNSQVRFKPRPIEGSGVPAGVEAKYLLLDGQQRLTSLTQALAGNGVVATKDNRGKLMERRYFVHMETALSDANRVDEAIISIPGDAIIRTNFGKDVVLDLSTPEKQQAEGYFPLNLLYGDYMTWVFGLEDHDLGRRFHEQFIKPAATYDIPAIVLDEDTDKAAVATVFEKVNIGGLPLNVFELLTAVFAGDADHYAATGEDFRLNDDWHETRALWAAHPVLDSVENTDFLQAVTMLTTWRRNRDDSSGRPPAVSAKREDVLKLTLADYLEWRAPLRDAFIWASTFLADRHIFAPRDVPYPKQLVPLAAIKVLLGNDADLIGVKERLTRWYWCGVLGELYGSTIETRFVRDLESVPLWARDDSQPAPRTVQDASFTESRLHSLRTRNAAAYKGISALILANGARDWMEDKALDKIQYVDLAVDIHHIFPQKWCNEYGIDDERRESIINKTAISARTNRTIGGVAPSAYLPVIERKAQISPERLESLLESHLVPSERLRSDDFDAYFDERREALCLLVEAAMGKQVQRDVSAGLATEDSEHFDPNDLLEDTAEE
- a CDS encoding DEAD/DEAH box helicase, with the protein product MKFTLKDYQADAVSALLERLESARSQFRSFDERSSVSLCATTGAGKTVMSAAVIEALFNGSDEFEFEQDETAVVIWFSDSPELNAQTKQRLMDASDKLVRSDLVTIEPPFAQPRLEAGKVYFLNTQKLGAKSKLTRGAPAEDLQDAMVDSLQPDDQAWTIWETINNTIADPNLTLYLFLDEAHRGFGAKTTRDKSTIVKRLVNGSNLVQPAPIVVGISATIGKFATAMSDADFQSNRKALEPVNVDGERVQESGLLKDTVVVDFTTENGVFDRALVRKGAERLRNATEAWREYARVQQDPSTHVVPLLVLQIPNRPDHDEVGRALDVIREVMPNIIDSNVRHVLGEHSDQEFGSWRVGWIPAQDVQEKTEIRVLIAKEAISTGWDCPRAEVMVSFRTAKEKDHITQILGRMVRNPLARRVPGDERLNSVNCLLPHFDRTTAGKVVRELTGTAKDVPGSGKEVLLDAREMSVNPHIEDAEAVWDAWRALPTQTLPQRGVKPVSRLLQFATELETDGIRPGAVAEAEEECLIALEAFGKLNRKEIELSRREVETIRGMSISGTTGEERLSYEEFALEADDQAVAIAYKNAVAVFSDVARAFVNRETAREEDDFANPEREAMIRISALATAPHVRASVEHRANSIFGDWDWEHGDAIELLSDLRRERYRDIKAQDPEPQDASMVTPRNRMESYLELDRNDAPVAAPLAPKHLMSDEDGNYPLGKLNLWERRLILDEVSRADLVAWYRNPPRSAGDSLCVAYRNEIGNWRGLYPDFILFERVDGLIKPSIVDPHRFDLDDAVSKLRALTTFAQQHGDKFHRIESTIELGSKRWTLDLKSPTVQEHVLRWNETRSLDNLYTSRGTPSRPDLPAPAHSGGTVSADQSSLIEGM
- a CDS encoding site-specific DNA-methyltransferase, with product MSRLTDLIQEAKRLNPELGEAIDKEVKHLQDRRAFGLNFERHAPEAVDLFGRPIRMGDKVRMLAPRGETAAPDTRLWKVTGATGAGDGRIVQLRDDATGDTAEHPLPELVVVAESNDVIYPGLESTRRIELDGNKPFHTVVNAENLHALKALLYTHRASIDCIYIDPPYNTGNDDWIYSDRYVGGEDLYRHSKWLSFMERRLVLAKELSKDTGVIIVAIGDDEHHRLRMLMDQTFGAENFISDVVWQGGRKNDSRYVSNGADYMLIFAKRSEALRESGIRWRETKQGLAEARKKAAELRSTHSPGPELAKAWKTWLKVAKAAGTLSDSVARFDVLSDDGEPINTYGNITWPGNGGHYYEVPHPITGEPVKKPLTGWRFNESKMHDQIAAGRVWFGSDASVIPRGITYLSEVESEVPLSVFQQDRKAANTRARKVLGDTRFPNPKDHNVLMRWISLVAGSHATVLDFFGGSGSTLEAVARLNAQDGGTRQCILVTNNEVGAKEAKRLVKEGHRQGDPEWEAVGVHDWVTKPRIVAVTTGERPDGSTFEDTVPANVEFFKLTYEAPLKVKSHHDFLRIAPLLWLRAGARGRRIEELPNGWDVADSYGVIDRLERVDQFVAALEANPEAKLAYVVTDDERRFQTVCADLPDHVEPVRLYESYLRNFEIDAARSAR